A region from the Enterobacter roggenkampii genome encodes:
- a CDS encoding head-tail joining protein: MGVDWDSHLLSPLHDVFGDEHEYRPRNGTPFTINGIFDRGYAQIAENLDGDSEINTSSPMLGVRDAEFRKLGKSQPAVSDRVFIKTVGGHIINQLFVVSNVEPDSHGGSRLVLNVVKPR, translated from the coding sequence ATGGGCGTGGACTGGGATTCTCATCTTCTGAGTCCGCTGCATGATGTCTTTGGCGATGAGCACGAGTACCGTCCACGTAACGGTACTCCTTTTACAATTAACGGGATTTTTGACCGTGGTTATGCGCAGATTGCTGAAAACCTTGATGGCGATTCAGAAATTAACACCTCCAGCCCGATGCTGGGTGTGCGCGATGCTGAATTTCGCAAGCTGGGTAAATCGCAACCTGCTGTATCTGACCGAGTATTTATAAAGACGGTCGGTGGTCACATCATCAATCAGTTATTTGTTGTGTCAAACGTCGAACCCGACAGTCATGGCGGATCTCGTCTT